The following is a genomic window from Prevotella sp. E13-17.
GATTTTATAGAAATCGCCTTATGATTGCAAGAATCAACACAAGCAAGACAGCCTGTGCAAGTATTATATAAAGCTAATTTTGGCATACTTCTGAATATATACGTCCCAACTGTTTATTTATATTAGCAATATCGAATTCCTTTACTAAGTGAATATCTGCATTTTTTACTATATTAGTCCTAATAACTTCATTACTCATCAATAATTTAAGTTTTTGGGACAACATCTCAACATCACCCACTGGCGATATCATACAATCCACAGAATCAACTAAAACATCTTCAACTCCTCCAACAGGGGTTGTAACAACAGGGACACCATATGCAATAGCATCAAGTACACCCATTGGAAACCCCTCGCCCCAACTCGGCAAACAATATATACTTGCATTATTAAACACTCTATCCTTTTCTACACCACTTATCCATCCTAAGAATTCTATCTGCTGTTCTGGAATTTTTAATTCTACCCGCATTCTTTTTGCAACTTCAATCTCACCATTTCCAGCATATTTTAATTTCCAGTTAGGGAAATCATTACATATTTTTGCAAAAGCTTGCAATAGCCAATGGTATCCTTTGCGTTCCGTTATCGTTCCAGCAAAAAGAATATATTGTTCTTCCCTGTCAGAATGATTTCGAATAATGGAAGGGCACGGATTATAAATCACTTCTATTGAGCACGTCAGATTCGGCATTTCTTTCCGTATTAAATTCTTCCATCGTGGAGAAAGCACTAATAGTCTATCTGCAATATCAAACAAGCGATATGTAGGCGTACGCCAAGGCTCCTCTATCAAAACCTTTTCTGCTGGAGGGTGAAAATGTACAAGAACATTCTTACCACAATGTTTCGCGAGTTTTGCAAATGGTAACTTTCGTCTGGCAGATCCACCTGCAGCAGCATGAAAATGAACTGCATCACAAAATGGAAGTAAGCATAGGAACTCTATCCAAGCAGAAAACAGATATAATATTTTTCGCCATTTAGGCCCATCCCTATGCGTCTGAATCCACACGCAATGATATTTCTTCCATTGCTCACCTGTTTCGTGGGCCTTTATTACTGATGTTATACCACCTCGAGTCTTACGACTGGTGGCTACTATTAAAACTCGTGGCATGGTAGTCCTATCTTTTGGATTTGGAATCAATAAAAATCATTTAAATATAGAAGTTCTCAGCTAATAACGTCGTAAACTATATAATTTAGATAACAGGTTACACAGTACAATTATTCTGCAAAAACACGTTTAGCTCCAAACATCCAGTGATTAATGAATGGGCTCATTCGTATGATACTTGAAACAAGTAGGCTACATGCGACAATTACTGCACCTATTATTACAGAAACCAGGAATTCTAAAAAAGGAGAATCCAAGCAAGAAAAATCAGGAAGGGCATTACTTAATCTGCTGAATATAAAAAAATAATGAATTAAATATATATCAAGTGTTCGTCTTCCTACATATTGCATTATACGCCCCAATTTGCCATTTCTCCCAAATTGCACTTCATTCTTTCTAAAAAAAGCAAATACAAGCAGTAAGCCAGATATTGATGTTAATATATTGAATAACGTACTACTATAAACTCGGAAAAAATCTGAGTATATATTAAAACTAAAATATAGCACTATTGCCACGAATATTGCAGGTGTATTATCTAACATCTTTTCGAAAGAAGAGAAATGTTTACGAACGATAATACCTATAATAAAAAAAAAGTAATATCCCCACTCAGGAATACAGAGGAAGCCACAAACCTCTTCACTTACAGGCCACTTCGGTATTGTTATTGGGGTAGTCAAAACATATAAAACAAATGCAGAAAAAAATAGTAATACATCTCTTAAATATGATTTTGCACGAACCATATCAAGCAACACATTGCTAAAAATATAGATACAAAAAAATATAAACAAGACAAAAGTAAACCAATATCCCGACTTTTGGTAATCAAACACACAATTATAAGCACTTATATTGCGTATACTTATTGAAGCTAACATAAAAATTGTTGGCGTAACAATCTGTACAGGAATCTTCTTCTTTAAAAATGCTATGGTTGTATTTAGATTCCATACTGTACTAGTCTTATAGAGCAGGAAACCACTTAGGAAGAAGAACAAAGGCATCCGAAATTGGGCAAGAATTGTGCTCAAGGATACTGTATCAGAACCAGCTAAACCAAGTCCGAACCCACTCACATGCGTCACAACAACTAGAAGCATGGTGAAACCACGCATTGCATCAAGGTATTCAATTCTTTGTTTTTTCATAATTTCAATGTATTATGCCACTTCGTGTCTTACAACTAGTGGCAACTATAAAAACTCGTGATAAGGTAGATACTAATCTATTAACTTTATCACTTCTTTCATACAAAAATATT
Proteins encoded in this region:
- a CDS encoding acyltransferase family protein, producing the protein MKKQRIEYLDAMRGFTMLLVVVTHVSGFGLGLAGSDTVSLSTILAQFRMPLFFFLSGFLLYKTSTVWNLNTTIAFLKKKIPVQIVTPTIFMLASISIRNISAYNCVFDYQKSGYWFTFVLFIFFCIYIFSNVLLDMVRAKSYLRDVLLFFSAFVLYVLTTPITIPKWPVSEEVCGFLCIPEWGYYFFFIIGIIVRKHFSSFEKMLDNTPAIFVAIVLYFSFNIYSDFFRVYSSTLFNILTSISGLLLVFAFFRKNEVQFGRNGKLGRIMQYVGRRTLDIYLIHYFFIFSRLSNALPDFSCLDSPFLEFLVSVIIGAVIVACSLLVSSIIRMSPFINHWMFGAKRVFAE
- a CDS encoding glycosyltransferase family 4 protein, with translation MPRVLIVATSRKTRGGITSVIKAHETGEQWKKYHCVWIQTHRDGPKWRKILYLFSAWIEFLCLLPFCDAVHFHAAAGGSARRKLPFAKLAKHCGKNVLVHFHPPAEKVLIEEPWRTPTYRLFDIADRLLVLSPRWKNLIRKEMPNLTCSIEVIYNPCPSIIRNHSDREEQYILFAGTITERKGYHWLLQAFAKICNDFPNWKLKYAGNGEIEVAKRMRVELKIPEQQIEFLGWISGVEKDRVFNNASIYCLPSWGEGFPMGVLDAIAYGVPVVTTPVGGVEDVLVDSVDCMISPVGDVEMLSQKLKLLMSNEVIRTNIVKNADIHLVKEFDIANINKQLGRIYSEVCQN